One genomic region from Candidatus Hydrogenedentota bacterium encodes:
- a CDS encoding lactate racemase domain-containing protein has translation MQLIKEHSAITNDEIRAFVAQAMARVEADGRRVLFIIPDHTRSMPMPAVFRALHAELSGRVAKMDFLVALGTHPPMTEAMLNALVGVTPAERAGVFADVGIFNHAWDDPAQLAHIGTISADEVFEISGGLMRQAVDVTLNKMILDYDLLCVVGPVFPHEVVGFSGGNKYFFPGIAGPDIINLFHWLGALISNPVINGTMHTPVREVVNLAAAFIPVKRLCLALNVMGKDCHGLFFGTPEDAWEAAATMGLRTHIMYKEKPFRSVLAMAPAMYDEIWVAGKCMYKLEPVVADGGELIIYGKHIKEVSITHGRYIRKIGYHTRDYFLSQMERFTDIPGGILAHSTHVRGIGEMVDGVEKPRVRVTLATSIPKEECEAINLGYRNPDSINPDEWKDREDEGLLLVPNAGEVLYRLREGNPRPKPFQI, from the coding sequence ATGCAGTTGATCAAAGAACACAGTGCGATTACCAATGACGAAATCCGAGCCTTTGTGGCCCAGGCGATGGCGCGGGTCGAGGCGGACGGCAGACGGGTCCTGTTTATCATCCCCGATCATACGCGGAGCATGCCCATGCCGGCTGTGTTCCGGGCGTTGCACGCGGAGTTGAGCGGGCGGGTTGCCAAGATGGATTTTCTGGTGGCCCTTGGCACGCACCCGCCGATGACGGAGGCGATGCTGAACGCTCTGGTGGGGGTCACGCCGGCCGAGCGCGCTGGCGTGTTTGCCGATGTGGGCATCTTCAATCATGCGTGGGACGATCCCGCGCAACTCGCGCACATCGGGACGATTTCCGCCGACGAGGTATTTGAGATCTCGGGCGGGCTGATGCGTCAGGCGGTGGACGTTACGCTGAACAAGATGATCCTGGACTATGACCTGCTGTGCGTCGTGGGGCCTGTGTTTCCTCACGAGGTGGTGGGTTTCAGCGGCGGCAACAAGTACTTCTTTCCCGGGATCGCGGGACCCGACATCATCAACCTGTTCCACTGGCTCGGCGCGCTTATCAGCAACCCGGTCATCAACGGGACCATGCACACGCCGGTGCGCGAGGTAGTAAACCTTGCCGCGGCGTTCATCCCGGTCAAGAGGCTCTGTCTGGCATTGAACGTCATGGGCAAGGACTGCCATGGACTTTTCTTCGGGACGCCCGAGGATGCGTGGGAGGCCGCGGCCACGATGGGCCTGCGCACGCACATTATGTACAAGGAGAAACCCTTCCGGAGCGTATTGGCCATGGCGCCCGCCATGTACGACGAGATCTGGGTGGCGGGCAAGTGCATGTACAAACTCGAGCCGGTGGTTGCTGACGGCGGCGAGCTCATCATTTACGGGAAACACATCAAGGAAGTGAGCATTACCCACGGGCGTTACATCAGAAAGATCGGCTATCACACGCGCGACTATTTTCTCTCGCAGATGGAGCGGTTTACGGACATTCCCGGGGGCATTCTCGCCCACTCGACCCATGTCAGGGGCATCGGGGAGATGGTGGATGGCGTTGAGAAACCCCGTGTGCGGGTAACGCTTGCGACGAGCATCCCGAAAGAGGAGTGCGAGGCCATCAACCTCGGGTACCGTAACCCCGACAGCATCAATCCCGACGAATGGAAGGACCGCGAGGACGAAGGGCTCCTCTTAGTGCCCAATGCGGGTGAAGTACTCTACCGTTTGCGGGAGGGAAACCCCCGGCCCAAACCGTTCCAGATCTAG